The Diceros bicornis minor isolate mBicDic1 chromosome 15, mDicBic1.mat.cur, whole genome shotgun sequence genome has a window encoding:
- the LOC131414513 gene encoding putative protein FAM172B: MEVELRDGNMKKESVSRPNPFPPKLAASITWLPVTQELSFQKFIEQSDLLEELKYDFNEKAELRHTETQRPFVFNYYKNVLERNSKRYQALGRLLQQYIYELLEKVCKLQKVYIPQEVDKEPRSFFFMSERALTNHPSVLLVLLQDQGVFQAGQWSQQAVIHHGLQHGSQIPCIQMAVQAHYDVIVLNPNGNFVDLKMEKEWKGLLTQNIESSSLKMVQAESFLSLQQPLQCIPKRCSNTPEEHMAYIWDYFISKTEGKDVAFIVHGYGGLVFMDLLVHRKWEVTSKVYAVALIDSEHHVGHQLGSDGQLLAWIKHHCREWVTSPKPLDKPVATILKKEFPVVSAGTEKRNLAPSCSLQSIFKYFNKALRAKTTISFPQGPIVTRSATKRKQSA; the protein is encoded by the coding sequence TGGTTACCAGTGACTCAGGAGCTGAGCTTCCAAAAATTTATTGAACAATCTGACTTACTAGAAGAACTTAAATATGACTTCAATGAAAAAGCTGAATTGAGGCATACTGAGACACAAAGGCCTTTTGTCTTTAACTATTATAAAAATGTCCTTGAGAGAAATAGCAAGCGCTACCAGGCCCTTGGCCGTTTGCTTCAACAATACATTTATGAGCTTTTGGAGAAAGTGTGCAAATTACAAAAAGTGTATATCCCACAAGAGGTTGATAAAGAACCAAGAAGCTTCTTTTTCATGAGTGAGAGAGCATTAACAAATCATCCTTCTGTTCTTCTTGTCCTTCTTCAAGATCAAGGGGTCTTTCAAGCTGGTCAGTGGAGTCAGCAGGCAGTCATACATCATGGTCTCCAACATGGAAGTCAGATACCGTGTATTCAAATGGCAGTGCAGGCACATTATGATGTAATTGTGCTAAACCCCAACGGCAATTTCGTGGACCTAAAGATGGAAAAAGAGTGGAAAGGCCTTTTAACACAAAATATTGAATCTTCTTCCCTAAAAATGGTTCAGGCTGAGAGCTTTTTATCTCTCCAGCAGCCTCTCCAATGCATTCCAAAAAGATGCAGCAAcactcctgaagaacacatggctTATATTTGGGATTACTTCATTTCAAAGACTGAAGGCAAGGATGTTGCCTTCATTGTGCATGGTTATGGAGGCTTGGTTTTCATGGACTTGCTTGTTCATAGAAAGTGGGAAGTCACGAGCAAAGTATATGCCGTGGCCCTTATTGACTCTGAGCACCATGTTGGACACCAGCTGGGAAGTGACGGACAGTTATTAGCATGGATAAAGCACCACTGCCGTGAATGGGTGACAAGCCCTAAGCCTTTGGATAAACCTGTAGCTACTATTTTGAAAAAGGAGTTTCCTGTGGTTTCTGCAGGTACAGAAAAACGCAACTTAGCACCTTCCTGTAGCCTTCAgtcaatttttaaatactttaacaAAGCTTTGAGAGCCAAAACAACTATTAGTTTCCCTCAAGGGCCAATAGTAACTAGAAGTGccacaaaaagaaagcaaagtgcTTAA